One genomic window of Gossypium hirsutum isolate 1008001.06 chromosome D11, Gossypium_hirsutum_v2.1, whole genome shotgun sequence includes the following:
- the LOC107913310 gene encoding VQ motif-containing protein 29, which yields MEATYSSSSSSSSYSLQGTGGFKLISQGQHPFHGSLHSVRKPLAKPWKKPIAPLPPTPPKVYRVDPVNFRDLVQKLTGAPQFMSQSHQTPSSSSAQRLQRMAPSPLKIAASSVSEEQVSAPLDLASGFGHTISQNQQISDNASNSSFGLNLSPSSYNWCNFSIFSPGTLSSLDLSTVP from the coding sequence ATGGAAGCTacttattcatcatcttcttcttcttcttcttattctttaCAAGGAACAGGAGGGTTCAAGCTGATATCACAGGGACAACACCCTTTTCATGGATCGCTTCATTCGGTACGTAAGCCATTGGCAAAGCCCTGGAAAAAGCCGATTGCACCCTTGCCACCGACACCACCTAAAGTTTACCGGGTCGACCCCGTAAACTTCCGGGACTTGGTTCAAAAGCTCACCGGTGCACCCCAGTTCATGTCTCAATCCCATCAAACGCCGTCGTCGTCGTCGGCTCAGCGTCTTCAAAGAATGGCACCTTCTCCTCTTAAAATCGCAGCATCGTCAGTGTCGGAGGAACAAGTTTCTGCACCATTGGATCTCGCTTCGGGATTCGGTCATACTATATCCCAAAACCAGCAAATTTCTGATAATGCATCGAATTCATCATTTGGTTTGAACTTGTCACCGTCTTCTTATAACTGGTGTAATTTCTCTATTTTCAGTCCCGGAACCTTGTCCAGCTTGGACCTAAGCACTGTTCCATAA